In Desulfosporosinus youngiae DSM 17734, the genomic stretch TGTAGACGAATCTATCCAATTTATGCCTGGGACAAATATATTAATAGGAGATAATGGCCAGGGGAAAACAAATATTATTGAAGGCATCTATTATCTTTTAACAGGTAAATCTTACAGAGTTCACCGAGAACAAGAACTCTTGCGTTGGGAGCAAAATGAGTTTCATCTTTATGGAGAATTTATCCTGAATAAAAACAAAGTATATTTAGAAAGTCATTATAAAAACAGGAAAAAAATGGTTAGAATCAATCAAGTATCATGTCAGCGCTTGTCAGATTTTGTAGGTACGATTAACGTAATCTTCTTTTCTCCGGATGACCTTGTTATGATTAAAGGAGGGCCTTCGGAAAGAAGAAGATTTTTAGACTTACATATTGCCCAAATGCGTCCGGGACATGTAAGCCTTCTTAATGCTTATAATAAAGTGATTCAACAGAAAGGTGCTTTACTAAAGTCATATACAGAAAAACACTTTAAATACTCTCAGATACAACTTTGGAATGAACAAATTATTGAGTTAGGCAAAAAAATTATTTTGAACAGAGCAGACTTGACACAACGTTTACAGGATGCAGCGAACCCTATTTATAAAAGCCTGACATCAAACAAAGAAAAATTACAGGTTCATTATAATGCTTTAGGCAAGAAAACTGCGGCTGAGGCTATCTCCGAATTTTCAAAATTGATGGATGAAAAGCTGGAACAAGAAATAGACCGGCAACTAATTCTTGTCGGACCCCATCGTGATGATCTTCAAATCCTTCTTGATGGTAAGCCGGGACGACTTTATGCATCACAAGGGCAGCAGCGTTCCTTAGTCCTAAGTTTAAAACTAGCGGAGTTAGAACTGATACAACAAGAAAAAGGGGAATATCCCCTTCTTTTACTCGATGATGTGTTGTCTGAATTGGATCGTTTTAGGAGAGACTACTTAATAAGGTTTATTGAATCTTCCCGAATACAAACTCTCATCACTATGACAAGTGCAGATAATCACCTGGACTCAGGAACCCTTTACAGTGTTAAACAAGGCCATATAAGGAGGGAAACTTAATTGTATATCCATCTTGGCGGAGATGTCTTAATAAAAAAGGATAACATCGTTGCCATAATCGATTTAGAGATGGCAAAGGTAGGGCAAATAAACCAAATATTTTTAGATAACATGAAAAAGCATTATAAAAATATCCGTTATATATCTGAAAAAGGAAGAGAAAAGACGTTGATTGTGACAACTAATGATTTGTTTTTTTCTCCGATTTCTTCGGTAACTTTATATAAACGTTCATTTATAGGAATTGGAAATGATACCTAAGTCTTGAGATGAATTTGTTATAAATTGATCCGTTTAAAGATTTAGTGTACAATAATAAGGTTGAAGGTATTTTTTGGTACAAGTCATAATGTATAAATAACACTAATCAGGATGAAGGATTTCTTATTTGAGTCATGCTGATTAATGACCAACGTTTAAATGTAACTATGGTAATTGCCAGTCAAATTCGGCCATCATGGTGTCTTGTTATCATGATACTTTTCTAAACTCGGACATCTCTGTTCGAGTTATGGCCATCTCTTGGCTTTAACCAAGTTCTATAGGAGGAAACAGCTTTGCAAGAAAACAAAGAGCAACTAGTTCAAGAAACATGTGATCATTATAATGCTGAGCAAATCGAAGTGCTTGAAGGTTTAGAGGCTGTCCGTAAGCGTCCTGGTATGTATATTGGTACTACGGGTCTGCGTGGTCTGCATCACCTGGTTTATGAAATTGTTGATAACAGTATTGATGAGGCTTTAGCAGGTTTTTGTGATAAAATTGATGTTTTTATTCATGAAGACAATAGCATAACCGTAGTAGATAACGGACGCGGGATTCCTGTAGATATACATCCTAAAACAGGTAAACCTGCAGTGGAAGTTGCTTTGACAGTATTACATGCCGGAGGAAAATTCGGCGGGAGTGAAAGTGCCTACAAAGTATCCGGTGGGCTTCATGGAGTAGGGCTGAGTGTTGTCAATGCTTTATCCGAGTGGTTGGTTGTTGAAGTTTCTAAGGGCGGGCATGTTTATCGTCAGGAATATGCCAAAGGTAAACCAACCACTGAGTTGATAAAGATTAGGACAAACGAAACCAGTGGAACAAAGATTAAATTTATGCCTGATTCAGAAATATTCGAAGATACTGTTTACGATTTTAATATTTTAGCCCATCGACTGAGGGAATTATCATTTTTAAATAAAAGTATTACTATTAATTTAGCAGATGAACGTTCAAACGTTAAAGAAACGTTTTTACATTCAGGCGGTATTCAGGATTTTGTTATATACCTTAATAAAAGTAAAGATTGTTTACATCCCCTGCCAATTTATATTGAAACAACTAAAGATAATGTTCAGGTTGAAGTTTGTATTCAATATAATGATAGTTATGCTGAAAATTTATTTTCCTATGCCAATAATATTAATACCCAAGAAGGGGGAACCCATGAGGCAGGTTTTAAGTCAGCTTTAACCAGGGTAGTCAATGATTATGCCCGTAAGAATAATATGCTTAAAGCAACAGATTCCAATCTCTCCGGAGATGATATTAGAGAAGGGTTAACAGCCGTAATTTCTGTCAAAGTTCCTGATCCTCAGTTTGAGGGACAGACAAAGACCAAGCTGGGTAATAGTGAAATAAGAGGTATTGTCGATTCTGCAACCGGAGAAGGTTTAACTATTTTCCTCGAAGAAAATCCGGCAATTGCCCGGAAGTTTATTGATAAATCCGTTCAGGCAGCCCGTGCCAGAGATGCTGCCCGTAAAGCGAGAGAGTTGACCCGCCGTAAAAGCGCTTTAGAGGGAACCTCCCTTCCCGGGAAACTGGCGGATTGTTCTTGGAAAGAACCGGATTTATGTGAAATGTATATAGTTGAGGGAGACAGCGCCGGTGGTTCTGCAAAACAGGGACGGGATCGACGGTTTCAGGCAATCCTTCCTTTACGTGGAAAAATTCTAAACGTAGAAAAAGCAAGACTCGATAAAATATTAGGGAACGCGGAAATTCGGGCAATGATTACTGCGATGGGAACGGGTATATCGGATGATTTTGATATTGCCAAAGCACGTTACCATAAACTAATCATTATGACAGACGCAGACGTAGATGGTGCTCATATCCGGACACTATTGCTGACCTTCTTTTATCGTTATATGAGGCCGCTTATCGAAAATAATTATGTTTATATTGCCCAGCCCCCTCTTTTTAAAATTAAAAAGGGACGGGATATTCAATATGTTTACTCCGATGTTGAACTAACAAACACCCTCGAAAAAATAGGTCGGGATAAAGTAGAAATTCAACGTTACAAAGGTTTAGGAGAAATGAATCCTGATCAATTATGGGAAACCACGATGGATCCTGCAAACCGAACAATTTTAAGAGTGACTATGGAAGATGCCATGAGGACTGAAGAAATGTTTTCTGTTCTTATGGGCGATAAGGTTGAACCTCGTCGGGATTTTATTAATCGCTATGCAAAAGATGTTCGTAATCTAGATGCTTAAAGGAGTGCTCATTCATGGCAGATGAACTAACGGGGGGGAAAGTCCTTCCTATCGAAATTGCGGAAGAAATGCGAAAATCATTTATCGATTATTCGATGAGTGTTATCGTTAGCCGTGCTTTGCCTGATGTCAGAGACGGGCTCAAACCGGTGCATCGCAGAATACTATATACTCTTCATGAGTTGGGTCTGACTCCTAACAAACCATATAGTAAGTCCGCACGTCTTGTTGGGGATTGCATGGGGAAATTTCACCCCCATGGGGATTCTTCGATTTATGATGCGGTTGTGCGTCTGGCGCAGGATTTTGCCAGCCGCTATCCACTGGTTGACGGCCATGGAAACTTTGGTTCAATTGATGGAGACTCTGCCGCGGCTATGCGTTACACTGAGTTGCGTATGGCCAAATTGGCGACCTATATGCTGGCCGATATCGATAAAGATACTGTGGATTTTGACCTCAACTATGATGAGAAACAAGAAGAACCTACCGTATTGCCCTCTAAATTTCCAAATTTGCTTGTGAACGGTTCATCTGGAATTGCCGTTGGCATGGCCACGAATATTCCGCCTCATAACTTATCGGAAGTTATCGAAGCTACAATTGCTTTGATGACCAATCCTGAGTTATCAATTGATGAGCTGATGAACTATGTAAAAGGTCCGGATTTTCCGACAGGCGGAACGATCATGGGACACGAAGGAATTATATCTGCTTATAAAACCGGCAGAGGTTCGATAAAAATACGATCCAAAACTCAGATTGAACCCATGGAGAAGTCTGGTAAAAACCGTATTATCGTCACAGAAATTCCTTTTATGGTCAATAAAGCTCGTATGATAGAAAAAATAGCCGACCTTGTCCGTGACAAGAAACTTGATGGAATTACCGACCTAAGGGACGAATCTGACCGATCAGGAATGCGTATAGTCATCGAGTTAAGACGTGATGTAAATCCAAAGATTATTTTAAATCAGCTTTATAAACATACCCAGTTAGAAGATACCTTTGGCGTAAATATGCTGGCTTTAGTCAATGGCCAGCCGAGAACCCTCACCCTTAAGGATATGATTCATTATTTTATTGAACATCAAAAGGATGTTATTGTCCGAAGAACTAAATTTGAACTCAATAAAGCGGAAGCTGAAGCCCATATTATCGAGGGACTAAGGATTGCGCTGGATCATATTGATGAAGTTATCGAGACGATTCGTTCTTCAAAGGATGAATCCACGGCCAGGGAAAACCTCATAAGCCGGTTTGGCTTAAGTGAAAAACAGGCCCAAGCTATTGTTGATATGAGGTTAAAGCGCCTGACCGGCTTAGAACGGGAAAAACTGGAAAATCAATATCAGGAATTAATGAATACGATTGCTTATCTGAAATCAGTTCTGGCTTCGGAAGCTATGGTTATTGGGATTGTTAAGACCGAACTGGAAGAGATTAATCGCAAATTTGGAGATGCCCGTAGGACAATGGTCACGATCGATGTCAGTAGAATGGACGTTGAAGATCTTATTGCCGTAGAGGATGTCGTTGTTACTGTAACACATTATGGATATATTAAGCGATTGCCTCTAAATACCTATAAGAGCCAGAATCGGGGAGGCAAAGGGGTTCATGGGATGGCTACCAAAGAACAAGACTTTGTAGAACATCTCTTTACTACGACAACCCATCACTACATTCTTTTCTTCACATCACAGGGAAAAGTGTATCGATTAAAAGCCTATGAAATTCCCGAAGCCAGTCGTACAGGTAAGGGAACTGCTGTCATAAACCTTTTAAATTTAGGTGAGCACGAAATGATTACGGCAGTCATGGCAATTAAAGATTATAGTCCTGATTTCTTCCTTATAACCGCTACTAAAAGAGGAATTATGAAGAAGACAGCATTGCAGGAATATGATTCATCCCGAAAAGATGGTTTAATTGCTCTGACCCTGGATGAAGGAGATGAGCTTATCGGTGTGAAGCTAACCCAAGGGTTAGATGATATTCTTCTGGCAACAAAACATGGAATAGCTATTCGTTTTCCGGAGTCTGATGTGCGTTATATGGGACGCACAGCTCGTGGAGTGAAAGGAATAAAGCTTGAAGAAAATGATGTTGTTGTCGGTATGGACGTCATTGGTAATGAAGGAGAACTCTTAACAATGAGTGAAAACGGATTTGCCAAGCGCACAGATTTAAAGGAATTCCGTGTTCAAGGACGTGGCGGCAGAGGGGTCATTGTCATGAAATTGAATGCCAAAACGGGAACCTTAGTTGGAATTAAAGTTGTACAAGTTGAAGATGAGTTGATGGTGATAACGAATAATGGAATTATGCTTCGTATTCCCGTTTCGAGCATTTCAAATCAAGGACGTTCTGCACAAGGGGTTTTAGCTATGCGCACCAATGATAATAGCAGTGTTGTGGCAATTGCTAAGGTTCTGATGAGTGATGAAGAAATTATTGGAGAAGGTGATAATCCTGAGAATCTAGAAGAATAGTACTAAAATTGACAAATT encodes the following:
- the recF gene encoding DNA replication/repair protein RecF (All proteins in this family for which functions are known are DNA-binding proteins that assist the filamentation of RecA onto DNA for the initiation of recombination or recombinational repair.); amino-acid sequence: MMINNISLQNFRNYVDESIQFMPGTNILIGDNGQGKTNIIEGIYYLLTGKSYRVHREQELLRWEQNEFHLYGEFILNKNKVYLESHYKNRKKMVRINQVSCQRLSDFVGTINVIFFSPDDLVMIKGGPSERRRFLDLHIAQMRPGHVSLLNAYNKVIQQKGALLKSYTEKHFKYSQIQLWNEQIIELGKKIILNRADLTQRLQDAANPIYKSLTSNKEKLQVHYNALGKKTAAEAISEFSKLMDEKLEQEIDRQLILVGPHRDDLQILLDGKPGRLYASQGQQRSLVLSLKLAELELIQQEKGEYPLLLLDDVLSELDRFRRDYLIRFIESSRIQTLITMTSADNHLDSGTLYSVKQGHIRRET
- the remB gene encoding extracellular matrix regulator RemB — translated: MYIHLGGDVLIKKDNIVAIIDLEMAKVGQINQIFLDNMKKHYKNIRYISEKGREKTLIVTTNDLFFSPISSVTLYKRSFIGIGNDT
- the gyrB gene encoding DNA topoisomerase (ATP-hydrolyzing) subunit B; protein product: MQENKEQLVQETCDHYNAEQIEVLEGLEAVRKRPGMYIGTTGLRGLHHLVYEIVDNSIDEALAGFCDKIDVFIHEDNSITVVDNGRGIPVDIHPKTGKPAVEVALTVLHAGGKFGGSESAYKVSGGLHGVGLSVVNALSEWLVVEVSKGGHVYRQEYAKGKPTTELIKIRTNETSGTKIKFMPDSEIFEDTVYDFNILAHRLRELSFLNKSITINLADERSNVKETFLHSGGIQDFVIYLNKSKDCLHPLPIYIETTKDNVQVEVCIQYNDSYAENLFSYANNINTQEGGTHEAGFKSALTRVVNDYARKNNMLKATDSNLSGDDIREGLTAVISVKVPDPQFEGQTKTKLGNSEIRGIVDSATGEGLTIFLEENPAIARKFIDKSVQAARARDAARKARELTRRKSALEGTSLPGKLADCSWKEPDLCEMYIVEGDSAGGSAKQGRDRRFQAILPLRGKILNVEKARLDKILGNAEIRAMITAMGTGISDDFDIAKARYHKLIIMTDADVDGAHIRTLLLTFFYRYMRPLIENNYVYIAQPPLFKIKKGRDIQYVYSDVELTNTLEKIGRDKVEIQRYKGLGEMNPDQLWETTMDPANRTILRVTMEDAMRTEEMFSVLMGDKVEPRRDFINRYAKDVRNLDA
- the gyrA gene encoding DNA gyrase subunit A, encoding MADELTGGKVLPIEIAEEMRKSFIDYSMSVIVSRALPDVRDGLKPVHRRILYTLHELGLTPNKPYSKSARLVGDCMGKFHPHGDSSIYDAVVRLAQDFASRYPLVDGHGNFGSIDGDSAAAMRYTELRMAKLATYMLADIDKDTVDFDLNYDEKQEEPTVLPSKFPNLLVNGSSGIAVGMATNIPPHNLSEVIEATIALMTNPELSIDELMNYVKGPDFPTGGTIMGHEGIISAYKTGRGSIKIRSKTQIEPMEKSGKNRIIVTEIPFMVNKARMIEKIADLVRDKKLDGITDLRDESDRSGMRIVIELRRDVNPKIILNQLYKHTQLEDTFGVNMLALVNGQPRTLTLKDMIHYFIEHQKDVIVRRTKFELNKAEAEAHIIEGLRIALDHIDEVIETIRSSKDESTARENLISRFGLSEKQAQAIVDMRLKRLTGLEREKLENQYQELMNTIAYLKSVLASEAMVIGIVKTELEEINRKFGDARRTMVTIDVSRMDVEDLIAVEDVVVTVTHYGYIKRLPLNTYKSQNRGGKGVHGMATKEQDFVEHLFTTTTHHYILFFTSQGKVYRLKAYEIPEASRTGKGTAVINLLNLGEHEMITAVMAIKDYSPDFFLITATKRGIMKKTALQEYDSSRKDGLIALTLDEGDELIGVKLTQGLDDILLATKHGIAIRFPESDVRYMGRTARGVKGIKLEENDVVVGMDVIGNEGELLTMSENGFAKRTDLKEFRVQGRGGRGVIVMKLNAKTGTLVGIKVVQVEDELMVITNNGIMLRIPVSSISNQGRSAQGVLAMRTNDNSSVVAIAKVLMSDEEIIGEGDNPENLEE